One Hordeum vulgare subsp. vulgare chromosome 4H, MorexV3_pseudomolecules_assembly, whole genome shotgun sequence DNA window includes the following coding sequences:
- the LOC123450002 gene encoding uncharacterized protein LOC123450002, with translation MDLAPALEMFPCDIEQQLRQSQIRVLHACSNQYSGVVTSPSSSSESDDVLKHVPSIPDQLKDWKHDLTETDADRSFYHEHWNSDLRLFNSGEDRAYHLLQLLLIRTELEIQHLPGGTVQALQSLDLIKSRMKKIFQGCIEGIHQNTSRAAYVLPNYFTAIVQFSVTTAKIKGAYGT, from the exons atggacttggcccCTGCACTCGAGATGTTCCCTTGCGACATCGAGCAGCAGCTCAGGCAGTCTCAGATCAGAGTATTGCATGCTTGTAGCAATCAGTATTCTGGAGTGGTCACTTCGCCATCAAGTTCATCAGAATCAGATGATGTACTCAAGCATGTGCCATCAATCCCTGACCAGCTAAAG GACTGGAAGCATGATCTGACAGAAACAGATGCAGACAGGTCTTTCTACCACGAGCATTGGAACTCTGATCTCAGACTTTTCAATAGCGGTGAGGACAGGGCTTATCATCTGCTTCAG CTCCTTTTAATCCGGACAGAGTTGGAGATACAACACCTGCCAGGCGGCACGGTACAAGCTCTCCAGTCGTTGGATCTGATAAAATCCCGGATGAAAAAGATCTTCCAGGGCTGCATTGAAGGCATCCACCAGAATACTTCCAGGGCTGCATATGTATTACCCAATTATTTTACTGCTATAGTTCAGTTTAGTGTTACAACTGCAAAAATAAAAGGAGCATACGGTACATAA
- the LOC123450001 gene encoding LRR receptor-like serine/threonine-protein kinase GSO2, with product MAGLLGTVTLLLLLLTTTAAATSPADALLAWKVSLGVPPVLSSWSKARPVCSSWPGVDCDTAGRVTSLSLGSLGLTGTLDALDAAVAVLPALVVLDLSDNMLTGSIPASLSRLRSLAMLHLGDNRFNGSIPPQLGHLSSLVNLFLYNNHLVGPIPAELSGLVSLEHLDLSDNNLTGPIPSSLGNLKHLTWLGLRFNNLTGAIPREIAGMTALKGLAVRDNNLQGELPATITSLKNLQYLALSDNNFTGTIPPDLGKGLNLTVVSLGHNSFSGKLPQSLCDGLKMQNFTAHHNNFSGRLPSCLKNCTALQRVLLEGNHFTGDISEVFGVHPNLTYLDVSGNQLTGNLSSPDWSQCTNLTRLHMNDNRISGNIHETFCRLTSLQDLDLSNNQLTGELPNCWWEFKLMVAMDLSKNRFSGELPISTSLDLKLQSLRLANNNFLGVFPSVIETCRSLVILDLGNNMFLGDIPSWIGTSVPLLTVLSLPSNNFSGVVPPEFSQLSNLQVMDLSNNSFSGEIHMDMPNHNCSLESFHIASNGFVGAFPPFLQGCNSLTTLDIGNNQFFGGIPTWIRSQLPSLKILRLRSNNFTGEIPTDLSSLSQLQLLDMANNSLTGSIPVAFGNLNSMRHNLPPSVQPSRIFHFDSVNIYWKGREQTFWNSIQLITGIDLSCNRLTENIPDELTYLKGLRFLNLSRNDLSGSIPDRIGSLELLEFLDLSGNELSGGIPPSISNLPALGVLNLSNNHLQGRIPTGNQLQTLADPSMYGNNLELCGFPLGECEPTLGEGAEDHTKMGELGMCYSVILGIVSGFWLWFGALFFLKQWRFCFLRSVDGLGIKIGVTR from the coding sequence ATGGCGGGACTCCTTGGCACCGTCACGCTCCTCCTGCTCTTGCTGACCACCACGGCCGCGGCGACGTCGCCGGCCGATGCCCTTCTGGCATGGAAGGTCAGCCTCGGCGTCCCACCCGTCTTGTCCAGCTGGAGCAAGGCAAGGCCTGTCTGCTCCTCCTGGCCCGGCGTGGACTGCGACACCGCCGGCCGGGTCACGTCGCTCAGCCTTGGGTCGCTCGGGCTCACCGGCACGCTCGACGCCCTCGACGCAGCCGTCGCGGTGCTTCCAGCCCTGGTCGTGCTCGACCTCAGCGACAACATGCTCACAGGCTCCATCCCGGCAAGCCTCTCACGGCTGCGCTCCCTCGCCATGCTCCACCTCGGCGACAACAGATTCAACGGCTCCATTCCGCCGCAGCTCGGCCACCTCTCCAGCCTCGTCAACCTCTTCCTCTACAATAACCACCTTGTGGGCCCTATCCCCGCAGAGCTGAGCGGGCTGGTGAGTCTGGAACACTTGGATTTATCGGACAACAATCTGACAGGACCCATCCCTAGCTCCTTGGGTAACCTCAAGCACCTCACGTGGTTGGGActccggttcaacaacctcaccgGCGCCATCCCACGGGAGATTGCCGGCATGACGGCTTTGAAGGGCTTGGCCGTCCGTGACAACAATCTCCAAGGCGAGCTTCCCGCTACCATCACATCGCTCAAGAATCTCCAATACCTCGCCCTGTCTGAcaacaacttcactggcaccataCCGCCGGACCTCGGCAAGGGGCTAAACTTAACCGTTGTGAGCTTGGGACACAACAGCTTCTCCGGCAAGCTGCCACAGAGTCTATGTGACGGTCTCAAGATGCAAAACTTCACGGCACACCACAACAACTTCAGCGGCAGGCTGCCATCATGCCTCAAGAACTGCACGGCGCTGCAGCGCGTGCTGCTGGAAGGCAACCATTTCACCGGCGACATCTCCGAGGTGTTTGGGGTCCATCCCAACTTGACATACCTCGATGTCTCGGGGAATCAGCTGACAGGGAACTTGTCATCGCCTGATTGGTCGCAGTGTACCAATCTTACACGCTTACACATGAACGATAATAGAATATCTGGCAACATTCATGAAACCTTCTGCAGATTGACCTCTCTCCAGGATCTGGACCTATCAAATAACCAACTCACTGGGGAGCTCCCAAATTGCTGGTGGGAATTCAAACTTATGGTTGCTATGGATTTGTCCAAGAATAGATTTTCAGGTGAGCTTCCTATATCAACGAGCCTGGACCTCAAACTCCAGTCACTTCGTCTTGCAAACAATAACTTTCTTGGAGTTTTTCCATCCGTAATTGAAACCTGCAGGTCACTTGTCATCCTAGATCTTGGGAACAACATGTTCTTGGGTGATATTCCCTCTTGGATTGGAACGAGTGTTCCACTTCTAACAGTTCTGAGCCTCCCATCCAACAACTTCAGTGGTGTCGTTCCACCCGAGTTTTCCCAACTTTCTAATCTGCAAGTCATGGACCTGTCCAACAACTCGTTCTCAGGTGAGATTCACATGGACATGCCAAACCACAATTGCTCTCTTGAGTCGTTTCATATCGCTAGCAATGGCTTTGTGGGCGCCTTCCCGCCGTTCCTCCAAGGCTGCAACTCCCTGACCACCCTGGACATCGGGAACAACCAGTTCTTTGGTGGTATCCCTACATGGATCAGGAGTCAGCTTCCATCACTGAAAATCCTTAGACTTAGATCAAACAATTTCACCGGAGAAATCCCCACGGACTTATCAAGTCTTTCGCAACTTCAGCTGCTCGATATGGCCAACAATAGCTTGACAGGATCAATTCCAGTAGCCTTCGGCAATTTGAACTCCATGCGGCATAATCTTCCCCCATCGGTCCAACCAAGTCGGATTTTCCATTTTGATAGTGTCAACATATACTGGAAGGGCCGTGAACAAACTTTTTGGAACAGCATCCAGTTAATAACAGGTATCGATCTATCATGCAATCGACTTACGGAGAACATCCCGGATGAGCTAACATACCTCAAAGGTCTCCGGTTTCTCAACTTATCCAGAAATGACCTGTCAGGCAGCATTCCAGACAGAATCGGCAGTTTGGAGCTCTTGGAGTTCCTTGACCTCTCAGGCAATGAACTTTCCGGTGGCATCCCTCCCAGCATTTCCAATCTGCCAGCCCTTGGTGTGTTAAATCTCTCAAACAATCACCTACAGGGCCGCATACCCACCGGGAATCAGTTGCAGACACTTGCAGATCCATCAATGTACGGCAACAATCTGGAGCTCTGCGGCTTCCCATTGGGCGAGTGTGAGCCTACATTAGGCGAGGGAGCTGAAGACCACACAAAAATGGGAGAACTGGGGATGTGTTACTCTGTAATTCTTGGCATTGTTTCTGGCTTCTGGCTTTGGTTTGGAGCTCTGTTCTTCCTGAAGCAGTGGAGATTTTGTTTTCTCCGTTCTGTTGATGGCTTAGGGATCAAGATAGGTGTCACCCGCTAA